The following proteins come from a genomic window of Tepidiforma thermophila:
- a CDS encoding 50S ribosomal protein L25, translating to MAERVTIEAAPRTVLGKKVKQLRAEGRLPANVYGKAIPSRAIEIDARQFARTIKSAGLRAMIELKVAGETEPRYVILRGIARAHGTGEPIHVDFFQVDPERPITANVPLRLVGEAPAVRDLAGTLLPGIEIVSVRCRPLDIPDTIPVDIAPLKGFDSVLTVGDITPPPGVEILTDPSVVVATVAKPRIRGQRGG from the coding sequence ATGGCTGAACGCGTCACGATCGAGGCGGCGCCCCGCACCGTCCTCGGAAAGAAGGTAAAGCAGCTCCGGGCCGAGGGCCGGCTGCCGGCGAATGTGTACGGGAAGGCGATTCCGTCGCGGGCGATCGAGATTGATGCGCGCCAGTTTGCGCGGACGATCAAGTCGGCCGGGCTGCGGGCGATGATCGAGCTGAAGGTGGCGGGCGAGACGGAGCCGCGGTACGTGATCCTGCGCGGGATTGCGCGGGCGCACGGGACCGGCGAGCCGATCCATGTCGACTTCTTCCAGGTTGACCCGGAACGGCCGATCACGGCGAACGTGCCGCTGCGGCTTGTCGGCGAGGCGCCGGCAGTGCGCGACCTTGCGGGGACGCTCCTCCCGGGCATCGAAATCGTGTCGGTGCGGTGCCGCCCGCTCGACATACCGGACACGATCCCTGTCGACATCGCGCCGCTCAAGGGGTTCGACTCGGTGCTGACGGTGGGCGACATTACGCCGCCGCCGGGCGTCGAGATCCTGACGGACCCCTCGGTGGTGGTGGCGACGGTGGCGAAGCCGCGCATTCGCGGCCAGCGCGGCGGCTAA